GCGGTCGTCAAGTGCGCGTCGGATTCGTTGGGCGGCGTGGACATCCTTGTCAACAACGCCGGGATGACGGCCGTGTCCGACTCGTATGCGTCGGGTGCGATCGGCGGAACATTTCTCGAGCACTGGCATGCCTCGCTCGATCGCAACCTGACAACGTCGTTCCTGATGACCCGCGCGGTGACGGGCCTCATGCAGGCCGCCAGCTACGGCCGCATCGTCAACGTGTCATCGGTGTCAGGGCCCGTCGCCGCATACGGCGGCGACGTCGCCTACCACGCGGCGAAGGCCGGCGTCGTCGGACTGACGCGCGCGGCGGCGATCGATACCGCCGCAGCCGGCATCACAGTCAACACTGTCGCTCCGGGGTGGATCGACACGGCATCCGCGTCGGATCGCGAACGGCGAATGGGCGCGGCCACACCGGTGGGCCGATCCGGCACCCCAGACGAAGTCGCGTACGTTATCGCCTTCCTCGCGGGCGAAGGCGCGTCGTACATCACGGGTCAGGTCATCACGATAGACGGCGCCAACTCGATCAGCGAGGAGCGCGGTCGATGAAACCCCAGGCGAAGACACGTCGCATGAGCGAACGGAATAGGGGCTGCTCCGCCATGTCGCGCGGCAGAGCATTCAACGGGCCCGGATGATGACGCACCGGGGCGAGATCCAAGCCCGTCCTGCTCACCAACTGACCGAAGACGTGCTCAGGGGCCCCGCCGACCCACAGAAAGCACAAGATTCAGGCATGCATTCA
This sequence is a window from Pseudoclavibacter endophyticus. Protein-coding genes within it:
- a CDS encoding SDR family NAD(P)-dependent oxidoreductase — translated: MTTRRQRVAIITGAGSTHGIGLATARLLGAAGNHVVITSTTDRILERVAELRDAGIRAEGVVADLTDQAGVDAVVKCASDSLGGVDILVNNAGMTAVSDSYASGAIGGTFLEHWHASLDRNLTTSFLMTRAVTGLMQAASYGRIVNVSSVSGPVAAYGGDVAYHAAKAGVVGLTRAAAIDTAAAGITVNTVAPGWIDTASASDRERRMGAATPVGRSGTPDEVAYVIAFLAGEGASYITGQVITIDGANSISEERGR